The genomic region cccgtcttcatctcagacgcgaggtcgacgcttgacgtgtcccccgctagggcgccggcgtcgtcgactcgctcgacagccgacgaggtgtcgcctcctgcttggccatggttgccccgcctcctcctcctgctgcggggaaggtgacgggacagacccggatgctgctcttctgccacgcggggaagacgtcgtcgattccgtcgccggcgggcgggctgacggccgccattgtcgttgtcatgcggcggtggaaggagtgccatgtcgtagctgtcgtcgagggacatgaactcgagactcccgaaacggagcatcgtcccgggctggagaggttgctggagactacccatctagagcttgacgggaagctcttcgtcaacacgcagcaggcccctacctggcgcgccaactgtcggcgtttcaaccccggggggtccctggaccgacgagtaaattgtcgctgggtgtcccagcccagatgggtcggtgcgagacggaacacaagggggaacaataaggggaaccgcggctcgtgttgtcctgcgcccagggcggatgcgcttgtagtagggggttacaagcgttcgcgaggtagagagagagagagagagactgtccgtcagcccgtcctcccgcgcggccaccttctcgtacgagggccctggaccttccttttatagatgtaaggagagggcccaggtgtacaatagggggtgtagcaatgtgctatcatgtttagcagagaggagccagagccctatgtacatgccgacgtggctgtcggagaggtgttgctgccctgttcatgtgatgtcgtggccgtcggaggagcgcttaaaccctgtagaagtacagttgtcggggctgtcggatccttactgacatctccttgcttccgtagggggctgagaaccgccgtcgtcatggagcacgcggggtgccatcattacttgtttaccggggcgagccagatgggacgctggtcttgttcctcgtagcctgagctagctaggggtagggtaatgatgtacccccctgcggcggggtcggtccaagcccgaggtcgggcgaggcggtgactcctccgaggtcgaggctgagtccgagccctggggtcgagcgaggcggagaccgtcttccgaggtcgaggttgagtccgagccctggggtcgggcgaggcagagaccgtcttccgaggtcgaggtggagtccgagccctggggtcgggcgaggcagagaccgtcttccggggtcgaggttgagtctgagccctgaggtcgggcgaggcggagcttcctatggcgcccgaggctggacttggctgctgtcagcctcaccctagcgggtggcacagcagtcggagcagggtagacaacgctgttttcctgtcaggtcagtcagtggaggggcgaagtgactgctgtcatttcggccctgccgactgaggaacgcgcgtcaggataaggtgtcaggcgatccttgcattgaatgctcatgtgatacggtcggttggcgaggcgatctggccaaggttgcttctccgcgaagcctgcccgagctgggcctcgggcgaggcgagatcgcgtcccttgaggggacggagccttgacctgaattgcgcccatcaggcttttgcagctttgtgctgatggtgattaccatccAAGTTTAGGAGTCTtagaggtacccctaattatggtccccgacaatatcctTTATAGAATATTGCCTATCACTAATACAAACACGAACCAATTGAACGGAGTAGGAGGAAGATGGGTCAGTAAAGCATCATTAACATTACAATACTGTCACACATTGACAACGTCAAGGTCGAAACAAAATCTACGTCACATCAGATATTTAAATAACAATTgtaagtattaaatatagtctaattataaaactaattatactAAATGGTTAGATAAATCTAATAAACGAATTAAGACTATATTTAATAAGTACTCGTAATTGATATCGGAACATTTCGGAACTTTAGTCATTAAACTTCTGACAGTCCTGAGAAGAAAGCTGCCGAGCTCAAACCCCAATACCTGTACAATGATCACGACAACACGACAGTTTTTTTTCAATGATGTCCAATCCTGGCCTCTACTCATGAGTGATGAGCGGCTGCATCCGAGAAGAAACAGTGGTCGTGACTAACAACAGCTTTATCTGATCAGCGCTAGTACCTCTGGACCTGAGACCTGAAGCTTTGTAGGTCCTGCTGGAGCCAGCCAGCAAGATTTGAAACTGAACAAATCATTGGGGCTCGTCAATTTAGGGGTTAAGTACAGATATTATTGATATTGTATTTATTTATTGTTTTTTGTTTGAATTTGATTCGAATTCGAATAGTATTAGCTATATTAGAATATTAGATAGGATATAAATATGAGATTTAACTATTCATTCATATATGAATGTGTGGTATTAGATATTAAATAATCAGGCTCATATAAGATGAATCTAAACTCTTGTAAATAAATTCGGACTCACATATACCATCAGAAAATATACGTATGAACACGGAGACGAGGATCTCTAGAGAGAACAAAAACAATTTGATATTCCACATCTGGTTACTAACAGCAcctgataacaaattatatcgatTTGGAACAGCAAGAGAAGTCAATTTGATTCACCTCTCAGATGAGATGAGATCCCTATATGGAATATGGCGCATGCATGATACCCGCCCGCTCATCTGATTGAGTGGAGTCATTTGGTGCAGGCACTTCACAATGACTTTTGTGATATAAAATCAAGGAGAAAGGAGGAGAAACACACTACATGAGAGAGTTCCACGTCACTAAAAAGCACTATCCTTCATTATCTCATCGGAATACTTACTGTACCTTGAAAACTCTTGGTTCCACCGTTCCACTCAGCGTGGGCACCGTGTAGTCCACCACGATTGGATGTCGATGCAGAAAAGAGAGATGGTGATAGAGACCAAATGGTCACGCTTTTCCATAAGGACGGAGCATCAACAGCAGTTCACTTGACAGTGGTGGTAAGTGGTATCTTGATAGAGTCCTCGCTGCCCTATGGAATATTAGGGGTATTCTGGTATTTGTATCTACGTGTATATGATTTATAGGTCTTATGACAAATTTTTCTAAACCTATTGATAATAACGGTAAATAGCAAATCTCGTAACAACACTGAACAATGATTAGGAGAGGACGACGGGTCGAAGCGAGGAGCCAGTGGTGCGGTGGGAGCTGCCGCTGACGGCCTACCAATGTGATTAGAGAAGGACGGGGTCGAAAGGCGGACGTCCCTTTTGGCTTTTGGTGTCCTTTACCAACTTGCCAGCTAAATATCTTAACACCTTTGTGGATCATAAAATTGACAGACAGGAAAATCGAATGCCGAATTCCATCCTTAAGTTGAGTAACAGCAAAACCAAAGCAACTGAGAAAGATTGATACCGCAATAAAATAGATATGCAAGTGTTAGGTACAATAAACACAAAGCAATACTGAATTGAATGTCGATAGTACATTCATACTTGGAGCATTATAGGCTTCTGGCTGCCCAGGGATTTCTTTCCGTCATTTTGAGCAAAGAGATTCTTGGAAGAGAGGGTGTAAACTTAACAAAGTGGTCTCAAAGGAAAAGACGTTGAGAATGGTAGCAGATGACTGACAGACTAAAAGCAAAAAAAGGGACGTTTAGTCTGAAAATGCAGGCTCAATCATTCGATATGCATTCATGAAGGCGGGAATATCATGAATGCATATATTCCTATAGTACCATAATTCAGAATTTATGACGTTTCTAACTCAACATGAAGATAAAAAACAAGACGAAATACTGGATGATGTTCTGCTTAAGAGTCAAAACACCCTTTATACTCACAAATATACATGAATTCAGGACCACGTAGTAGTAACAGGCAATAGTACCTGAAAACTAGAGAATCTGGAACTCACTCCCGATTACCTTAATTCATTAGTTTTGTAAAAAAACACCACCTTAAGATTTTGATGTTGTAAGAATTGTTTGGCAGTTGATAGCCACTTTCATGGGATTCTGATGCAATTCCATCTAAATATTAGAAAGTATGACTAGATTGACAGCAGACCCAAAAAAAAACAGGGGGCTTAAAGAAGCCAATCACTCTACTAGTGCATGAACAGTTAAATTGTGCTGTGATACATCTAATAGTAACTCGAAATAGCAGTACATGTTTTCCGTTGCATATTTGTCAAATGAATGGAGTGCAGAAGTCACATGTCGATGTAAGCTATACTCTGATCTAGACATTGCATATCTAGATGCATAACCAAACTGACCTATAGTTTTGGATGGAGGGAACAAATGATACATGAGACCCAACACAAAGTATTAGGCAGACCAGAATCAGATCATTCTAAGTCATCACAATGTACATGGCGCAACATACTAACATGGCAAGATTACCAAAAGTTAAGCCCCCGATGAGGTTGGCACTCCAATCAAAATCAGCACATGAAAACTAGATAAGAAAAATGACTACAGGTAAGAACTTCGGTGAGCAACACTAACTAAAGAAAGGCCACTATCACATTATACCAGTACAGAGAGTCATAAGTTCGATGTATCCACAGCACCTCCTTTCTTCATCCATGGAAGGCTCCCAGCATCCGAACATTCATCAGAACCAGCAGGTAGCTTGCCCTTAAGATTAGACCATTGCCAAATTTTTGACACGGAGAAACTCTCCCCTTTGTTGCGTGCACAGATCTTCTTCCCCTCCATAATATCAGCATTGATTGAACTTAAACCAGGAGGCATTCCCCTCATTGCACCACCAGTGCCATTCCTGATACAGCCAGGCTGGAGAGCTACCCGGAGCTCAGATGTGCCAAGAACATACTGATAGGTGCCCATGGAGAAGCATCTCCTTCCATCCAACCTGCTGCTGCTACTCTCCCCTTCATCCCTAGTCAACACCCTGGGATTAGCATTGGCATTGGCATTGGCATTGGCATGGCCACCTTCCACCGCACCATGGGTTCCGACATTCTTGAACTTCCCCAACCTCACAGGGAATACCTTCTTCTCGGCCACCGGTGTctgtgccaaccctgaagccttcAGCCCAGGCAATCCAAATCCGTCGTCACAGTCCTCGGACAACCGCCCTTCCTCCAGGCCCTCCTCGAAATCGAACATCGGGCTGTCCTCGCCCATGAGCCCCGGGACGAAGAGCACCCCGCGGCAGAGCGGGCAGGTCGAGTTGGAGAGCAGCCACGTGTCGATGCAATTGAGGTGGAAGGCGTGCCCGCACAGCGGCAGCAACCGGAGCCGGTCCTCGGCGTCGAACTCGCACAGGCACACCGCGCAGTCGAACGGCTCCTTgtccccgtcgccgccgccgcccacgACGATCTCGCGGTAGGCGAAGACCGGCAGCGCGTCGATGAAGGCCTGGTCCAGCCCGGAGTCGTGGAGGTGGAACAGCTGCTGCAGCTGCCGCTGCAACGCAGCGTCCGCCCCGCCGCCCTCCCCTCCAGACCCCCGCGCCGCTGCTGACGCCGTGCCCCCTCGGCGGCGCTGCTTCTTCATGAGGACACGCACCAGGAGGTGGAGCAGGCCGGAGATGAAGAAAACCACCGCGAGAATCACGATGATGAAAAGCACCGCGGGGCTAATcttccctcctcctcctcctcctcctcctcctcctccgccgccgctGCCGTAAGCCGTAACCTGCACCTGCGCCGGCGGCAGAGGCGGCGGGAGTGCGGCGAGGCCATTGTACGTGAGCGCGTCCCTGACGATGCCGGCGCCATGGAGGCGGCGCGGGGCGCAGGATCCGGACGAAGACGAAGATGCGGCCGCTTCAGCCATGCCTGCTACGAGTTCGGACTGCGGGAGTACCCACGCATCTCATCGGATCCCGCGGACCAGGGATGCGATCTCTGGAGGAAGAAACCAGCGATCCCCGTCAGGACAAGATGTGGAAGTCGCACCAAAAAGCGGCGGTCCGGCAAGCAGACGAGGAGCTAGGGGCCAACAGACCTGAAACCCTCGGGACGGGAGCTCTGGCCTCTGGGCTTAACAGCAGGAGGAGGGCCGGTGAGGCGGTCAGCAAACGAATCGCTTCAGTATACCGGCTACGCATAAAACATTATTTTGTACAACTATTTTATTAGTTAGAGTTTAAAATAAAATATGTAGATTTAAAAAGCAGCTAATTAGTCTACTTTTGTGACGACACGTAGTCTGTAGTCGGACAGTTCGATTTCGAACTACACAATTTCAGTCTCGCACGAGCACAACTTAGACTGATGTGTAGTAGATTTAAACCAATCTAGACCGATATATAGGACAATATTTAGggagtgtttggtttctagggactaatttttagtccctacattttattccactttagttacaaaattatcaaatatagaaactaaaactttattttagtttctatatttgtcaatttatatactaaaatggaacaaaatgaagggactaaacattagtccctagaaaccaaacacccccttagtcatGTTACTACTGGATCTGAGTATGGGTCACTCGATCCGATCACCTCGATCTAACCCGTTCGGAAAAAAAACTTTACCTGACTCGATTTAATCCAATCGATACGAACGTGGCCTAGAATTTTAACCCGTCAAAAAAATCAAGTTAGACTCGGGCCACGATTTTAGTCCACGGGCCGGCTCGTCAACCcaataaaaaataataaaaatatagcTTGGCCTTATCTCGGCTCTCAAGTAGTATGGatttgtttggttcagctttcttCTGATCAGCTTTTCTGAGAATTTGGCTGTGCGAAGAATCTGACTATGTAGCCCAGTCCATTCACATTTTCGCTGGAAAAAGATTCCTCTATGTGCTAGCATCCGGGTTGTTAGTATGGAAGAAGCTCGGCTCTCTGTAGTGCGACTCGTCTGTTTTTTCATGTGATGCTGGGCCATTAGGCTGACCCATGGGTCGTCAGGTCGGGTCATGGACGGGCTTGGGCCAAGATCTTAGGGTG from Zea mays cultivar B73 chromosome 6, Zm-B73-REFERENCE-NAM-5.0, whole genome shotgun sequence harbors:
- the LOC100192054 gene encoding putative RING zinc finger domain superfamily protein, producing the protein MKKQRRRGGTASAAARGSGGEGGGADAALQRQLQQLFHLHDSGLDQAFIDALPVFAYREIVVGGGGDGDKEPFDCAVCLCEFDAEDRLRLLPLCGHAFHLNCIDTWLLSNSTCPLCRGVLFVPGLMGEDSPMFDFEEGLEEGRLSEDCDDGFGLPGLKASGLAQTPVAEKKVFPVRLGKFKNVGTHGAVEGGHANANANANANPRVLTRDEGESSSSRLDGRRCFSMGTYQYVLGTSELRVALQPGCIRNGTGGAMRGMPPGLSSINADIMEGKKICARNKGESFSVSKIWQWSNLKGKLPAGSDECSDAGSLPWMKKGGAVDTSNL
- the LOC100192054 gene encoding putative RING zinc finger domain superfamily protein isoform X1; amino-acid sequence: MAEAAASSSSSGSCAPRRLHGAGIVRDALTYNGLAALPPPLPPAQVQVTAYGSGGGGGGGGGGGGGKISPAVLFIIVILAVVFFISGLLHLLVRVLMKKQRRRGGTASAAARGSGGEGGGADAALQRQLQQLFHLHDSGLDQAFIDALPVFAYREIVVGGGGDGDKEPFDCAVCLCEFDAEDRLRLLPLCGHAFHLNCIDTWLLSNSTCPLCRGVLFVPGLMGEDSPMFDFEEGLEEGRLSEDCDDGFGLPGLKASGLAQTPVAEKKVFPVRLGKFKNVGTHGAVEGGHANANANANANPRVLTRDEGESSSSRLDGRRCFSMGTYQYVLGTSELRVALQPGCIRNGTGGAMRGMPPGLSSINADIMEGKKICARNKGESFSVSKIWQWSNLKGKLPAGSDECSDAGSLPWMKKGGAVDTSNL